acgataaattttttcttccgtgttatggctcaAGCGGATTGAGCTCTTCTCTCGGTGCGCTtttattcgcataatttgaaaaatgaatacctcgattattggtggacctaacccaagacaatattggacttttatgttcatcttgATCCCTtctacactgtaaaaaatttttgtaaaattacaactataatagtgggtaattttgaaaccaactataatagttgtaaattttcttgtgtaattttgtataataaattttgcaataatttcttaatttgttttttacacttgtgtatacactgtaaataaatttatgataaattaaattgtttttacttgtacactgcaaaattatagacaaaagtaaatttacaactattatagttggtctcaaaattacccactattataattgtaattttacaaaaattttttacagtgtatcTTTCTATTACGGAATGGCTTCCGGTTACATTTCAccgatagccaataacatatatgtaattgcgggctgcaactacataaaatactcaatacaataatatatttactgttaatgcaagtacaatgttgatactgcaatggcatatattattattgtattgagtatatctgtagttggcagtcggcaactacatatcttattgaatatattatttttttttcagtgtagaaaaatatgaaagctataaacttgaaacttgATACAGTCACTCTTTGATATTTGATttgttctttataaattttttcaaacgttagaaaaaaatattttttacaaagtacACATTGTTTACAAAATAGCGTGATATCAGAGCCATCACATATCTTAAAGCCATTTTatcttaaagaaatatttaagtacATTAAATGCAGAAATAATCACGGGTCATTCAATCGGTATTCATTATTGATTCTTTTTATTCGTTAATTGAAATGATAGTAtctatgataaaaaatttcattgatGACATATGCGAAATTGGGGACTAATTAattcttcaaatattattacgggtgactaattaataatcaaatattattcaagTACGATTAATTTAGATTATAATCAGCTGATGTAATTAACCCATTAACGTCCAAGCAGAcgcatttttaacataattttcagtgactttatttgcaatattaaaggcctataaaaaatttgaaatcattccttacgtaaaattttacgctCTTTCAGAATCCATCGTCagaatttgtgtaaaataaaatccaaaaaagttatagcgacttttaagtaaaaaaatgtgcaaaaattataaaaacttttttaaaaatagttttttttttacattgaagTAGTATGAAACTCTAACTCTTTTCGCAATTATTGGTGCACAAAATAGTTGTACTTTAAgggtatatatttttcaaattgatcatttttattgacaaatGGCGgctaaatcataaaaatttacgaattgtcgtattttttttacaataattcgTAAATTTCAGATAACTaacatcttattattattgaaaataataggATTGATATTCACAGTTAATTTTcgatcaaattaacaattttcaatACAATGGATTTAATACGGTAGCCAAAAAGATGCGAAAATTGTcgatttttctacattttccCTAAATTTCTCCATGAATCCTTTCTCGAAAACTGTTTTAtgcacaaattattattagtttatgaatttatttattagtatatattaatggactaatatatatatatcaatttttttaaattttttaacttaaaagtcgccataacttttttaaactttatttcatacaaatttcAACAATGGATTCtgaaagaatgtaaaattttatgtaagaaatgatacttttcaaattttttatagatcttTAACGTTGCAAATAAAGTcactaaaaattatgttaaaaatgcgTCTGCTTTGGCGTTAATGAGTTAAAACTTGATCAAGGTCCCAATcagcaaaacaatatttaaaaaatattttcaataatatttaaaaaacattttaaaaaacatttctaaaaacgttaaaaataataagataagctctcttttttaaattagaaaagcgtttttttaaatctttgaacaaatatatttttaacatttaataaatatttattttaaaatttaagaaaatgttttttaacatttggtaaatgatttttttaatatttactaaacatatttacaacaaaagcaaaaaattgattgcattattaaataattttgataaattcaacgtaacctcaccaatctaataaatttctacgataattttgtaaagggGAGAAgattatacatgtttcagccaagctaCAGTACCTGGttagaacatgtttaatttctgcgCCTGAAAAAACAGttacccatccaagtgtcaaccattTCCGACTTTATTTATACGCTTTTGTtactcttttattatatagattcACTTCCTTATTTTTACACTTGATCTACGCTACATAATTAGTGAAGCTTCCCaaccataatttaaatattttttaaaatattattctaaacaaCTTtgtaaatgtgaaataattattacaaaaacataaaataagtgttacgtaaatattattttaaacaatttattaaaatcttaaattaatattaaaaaatattaactaaatattatataaatatatgtcctagattattatttcaaataattaattattgtaacataaatattaaatcaatattaaataaacattttttaaaatatttttttaaagatttaaataaatattacataaatattaaataaatgttatgtaaatattattttaaacgtttcattaaaatgttaaattaatattaaataaatattaattaaatgttatataaatatttgccctaaatatattaaataaacgttttataaatattttttttatcattattaaaataaataattaatataaaataaatgtttaataaatattaaataaatattatttgtacaataaacgctaataatgtaaaaataattaaaaataaatattttaaaaacatttataaatttgcttgCTGATTGGggtagagtcattcgtttatccttgttcataaaaatatttgcttcaaaatacaaattatgtagTTTATACGTACATACAAATGAATGGTATACCGCAgttcggaatagattgaggaataagactatatttgtcaaattacgattaaaagtcataaaaaagttatttatctagaataatttatggatttgaaaagaggaaaaaacaTCGAGAGtattttgtcaaaaagattttatatatttattcaattgcgATTATGCGCGTCCAagattattttagttttaacacTAGACTGCAATTGTTGCGTAACAGCATATATCAGGTAATAACTAGTCATTTAAACGAACGGCATTATCATCATATAGTACTAGGAAAAGCTGGAAAACTATTAAAAGTATGATCGAGTCATTCTATTGGATATTCCCGATTTGCACAACTTAGTAAGTGATTTTTCCATATTCGGTAaggcttttatttttatcataaaaattatttatctacatGGAAAATCATCTATATTAAATTGCTCACAATCATATATTGCActtaaaatcatttaaaactaacactgacatttttattgtaaaaaaaattagttaatattAGCCACACTCCACAAAAACACGTCTtgaaactaatattttatctatttttcttcTGTCTTCAAATGGAGTAAAAGTAGATCGAGTTTTGGACACTTTGTGTGTGCAAAATTTCAGCCCACCCATCAAACATTTATATgacaaatttttcatatttgtgCATTTAGTTTCTGATACAATATACTGAAAATATCCTTGGAATCAGTGATTATAGTAATTTGTATGAAGATCGTTATCGAGTTATGACGCGAATGGCAGATTGACGCAAATCAGCTTAAAGATGAACAGATCAGATATATAccgatgtattttttaaattaagaataattaaatttcgtgtGCAGCgtggataaatatttgttttaatatcgTAAATGAAAAGGTGTCCGCGAATTATGATGTAATTTTGCTGAGATTGCTTTATCtctcgaatttttattaaagttgttTCGAGATTATTATGACTGCATCTTATACGCAAATAGTGATTGTATCGGCGCGTTATGATTACTACAGGTGAATACAAGTTATCTACATCTTTCAAAGCATCTAATAATAATCTACaaattattcttgtattcacaAAAGCATAAAAGTACTTAAAAGTACGAAAAATATGttcatgataaattttttcttttttagttattttaattcgtAATAGAAACTATCTTATGCACTTAAAGCACCAGCAGGTTTGTTTCAGGTAACAATGGAATTAATTGAGCAAGATGATTAATTACTCacttataataatagtttatatCTACATAATTAGCTAGTCATTTCGAAGAAACGataatatatgcatttgtttattcatttgtaacttttaaataaaaatcccgggaaaaatgtttcatataaaaacatatataaatatatataaaatatgcccatatatgtttatactagttttctttcatttgtaaaatttttgtttgatataaaaaaataatagtcatactgaaaagacagaaattaatttaaaaaatattccggaatatatataattacatatggacaatttttcatacttaacttttttaaaagaactaatacgaaaattatttttttaattagtttctgtcttttcagtatgactattatttttttatatcaaacaaaaattttacaaaagaaagaaaaccagtataaacatatatggacatattttttatatatttatatatgtttttatatgaaacattttttcccgggtttttatttatattttctcaatttttctctttcaattGTTGTATTAGTACATTTCTGtacgataattttatactttcacAAATATAATAGCACATTGTTATGAACAGTTAatgatctttttatttttgcacggGTAAACGTGGAATTGATGCAATGCTTGACTATTACGTTCCTGAATTGTAGTAATTACCTCGTTGTTAGACCTTATGTACATATTCATACAGAGAATGcatattatctaaaaattattctctatGTTTGCGACGTAGTTTAACGATAGGAAAATAAATTCTACATACtttgtaaatattgcacaggtttatatatttttttaacgatttcttttcttatatttgaaaatgcgAAACTTGCTGTGcctatatgaatgttttatatggcttttaattattgaatgtCTGAAACTTTTTCTTCGATACCAGTTTATTCTCTTTAATTTAACCACCGTTGCTTtgcatgtaattattttatgaatgtataagtttaaaagtaagttttatgtttattattatcataaaaaaatattaataataaacataaaatggTATATACGAGCTGGACGCTGTACTTGGtgcatatttcttattaatttataaaattattacattaaataatgcaaatctgcaaatattttttagcaatATTAACACAATATCTTAATAGTCTTATATGCGTCATTGTGACTATCTATACTTTGATgcaattttcacattttcaaaCATATGGATAATGaacaaattcaataaaattgttatgatTACGTTATGTAACatcaattacattttattacattcctcatatgaacaaaaaaaaagaaaataatataaaggcTATATATGTAACGTATTTTATACTGAcatatttcatacattatataatacattaataagattgaaaattgtttctgaagatgataaaaaatatttttgcgttacataattaaaaaaaattaatataatcaaattatattgatattaataaaaaatatttaaaaatattttgagaatagaATAGAACCGACAACAGTCTCAGCCgattttaattgtgttatcattttaattaattaagaaaattaataaaataaaaatattttttagcattaattacattttatttaatattatatttcatccgTCCTTTCTTGATATCATCattttaacgttttaaaaacGATGGTGCGATTAAGAACAATggtgtaataattttacaaaaaattgttcagGATGGGGGTATTTTACTTTACTCGGCATTCCCCAGATACTTGTGAAATTTCCTTGTAATACATGACGACTCACTCTACTCTTGACGCATCTACTTCCCCACAATTAAGTCGTAGCGGAATATTTTACGACGGGAAGTTCTGCGGTCTCTCGCCGCGTTTTTGTgcgcaataaaatatataattagtgctatgtaaaaatattatatactgtcaaagataaattttggtaattgagaaatgaaatttattatttttcatatgatTTCAGAGAAGCGAATCATAGAACGAACTTCTTCAAACAAATTTATGTACGTCATATCATCCAAGGTACGATGTCCGATAAAATGACTCGGACAGGAAGTGCAGTATGGTGGGGTATAAGCTCTTACACCTTAAAAGCATTACGTGCTATGATAAATAGCCAGTATTCAAATAATCCTTGCGATAGTTCGACAGATTTTGTTGATTCAACTTTAAAGTGTcagttaataaaaacattgaagATTCTAAACTAATTTTCGAAGATTGTGATTTGATTAACTGTTACAAATATACGTACGTATATgtcaatcaattttatataataaaaaaaaaaactttataaatagaaccacaattattcatataacaaaatatccacttttaaactgaaatttatagttatagtAATAACAcactaattataattataaaaagtaatagaaCGTGCTACTTTGTGTGCTAATAATTAAAGACAATTAtactattgaaataaaatatttttagtctaAATTATTGTACAGCATATCTAGAAGacaattttaagaatgtttttaattaatatttatatattatttataattgtattacattttcagATTTAGACGCCAGCGACATGGTGTTGcgtcacatttttaataattatctattaattGCTATTATCAGTCTGAATGCAATTTTGATCGCAGCTGTGCCTTCTGagcttaaattaattaatgtggTAAGTacacttaaataatattattgataataattcttctctctaaaatttaaattatattattttctaatctttATGTTATCCGCGATCCTTGTGATCaatgttattttcatttttacttttacaggTGTTCAGACATGGCGATCGGACACCGGATAACAACGGTCGCGAAATGTTCCCGAATGATccgtatataaattattccttCTATCCGACAGGCCTCGGACAATTGACCATAGTAAGTACAACATAATATatccagaaaaaaaattgtttgttcCCTatgaaaaaagtgaaaattttctttcaagaattaaaattttaaattattttttatatcattaaataaatattttttaagaccaattgaatattatttgataaataatcgATCGAATTTATCATGATCTTTTATAGGAGGGTAAAAAACACGAATATAGATTGGGAAAATTTTTACGCTCCAGATACAATGACTTTCTCGGTGGTTTATACACGCCAAATCTTGCTGTAGCTCGTAGCTCAGATTTCGAAAGGACAAAAGTATCTCTGCAACTTGTTCTCGCTAGCTTGTTCCCGCCGAAAAATGTACAACGATGGAATCCCATTTTAAATTGGCAACCAATTCCAACGTCATATACACCACGTATTGatgacaatattattttagccGATGAGTGTCCGCAGTAagtataactaaataaattcaGTTAAGAGATACTTAAAGAAATagatttgtatattaatttttagagatacataaattttaaataaaatcatatattttaaccATTAATATAGAAAGAGATAACTTGATCCACATTTCTGATCGTTTTCAGGTTCCTCGAAGAATACGATCGAATACTGAGCTCACCCAAAGGGCAAGCAACGATCGTCCAATTCAAGGAACTGATGGGTAACCTGACAAAATTGACTGGTAAAAAGATAAAGACAGTAGAGGATCTTTACTATCTCTATCAGACTTTTGCAGCTGAGTCTTCCTTGGGATTGCCTCTTCCCGAATGGGCGTACGACTATTTTCCTTATGGATCATTGTTCGATGGAATTGTGGCCTCATACAATCTTAGTAACTTCACTCCTTTAATAAGGAGGCTGTATGCCGGTAAGTCACGTTTATCtcgatgaaaaaaatttctattgtttaataatatataaattaattactgaaatatatgttgaaatatataaacttataagtTATATTTGCTATAAGACTTCAGAAtctattacaaatgtaatagaTTCATTAGCGATCAAATCACAATTCCATTTAGAATTACGTTATTATAACGTCGAATTTTTGCGCTCTTTCAGGCCCGATGATCCGTGCAATGACGGACAACATGATAGCTACACAAAATCCAACCGCTGCGTCGaaaacaaagatttatttatatagtggTCACGAAACCAACATCGCGGGTATGTTGCATGCGTTTGGCGTGTACAAGCCTCATGTACCTGAGTATTCAAGCGCTGTTATCCTAGAGCTGCAGCAAATCGGTCAGGAATACTACGTAAAGGTAAGCGTGTGTTATCACATAAACGTAAACAATAGTTAGCGCAgagaaagaacaattttgttgaggtatttaaaaattcaactatatacatagatacagatctgaaaacaattttgttggaATATTGAAACAATCATTTGACTATCTTTAACGTTGTCCATTGAATGTTTTACAGCTCGTGTATTATCAAGGCATTCCACCGACCGTCAAAGAGCTCAAAATCCCAGGTTGTGACGTACTGTGTCCCTTCGACAAGTATCTGGACCTAATTGAGAACTTGATCCCGTCCGACGAGGAGATGATTTGCGACAAGAGGCAGACTCCGAGTTACGCCGGTGTGGAGTATCCTATCGGCTTGCAGAATATCCTGGCGAACCTAATTAAGAGATCGCCAATCGAGAAGAGTGCTCAGCCACGCGTGTCTTACTAATTGACTAATAAATAAGTCGTAAAGATTGTGAATGCTTGCCCTTTGTGCTatgaatattgcaatattttctccATGGAATCGTTTCTTTTcatgtttatttattcaaatgccattaaatatatgtactgaaacattgcaaaataactagaataagaatatatcacgttttataaaaagtattatgaCTTACTGCAAAAAGTTCGTTTTCTTTTCCTTCATCTCCCTAttactttctttctctctaatttttagtttgtctttaaatattctataatgtatatgtagGATCTAATAAAGAGATCGCCGATTAGAACACGTGCACGATcgacaattaaaaatggaCAGCCAGCGTATTGAACCGAGCAACTGCTgccgttttttaatttataaaatcgtTATTTTCTACCCCCTTAGATATTCTGCTGCGGAAGATgaaaaagaattgaaattttttcctattatttgctttttgattataattcgctatttttaaagataattatctaaaatagTTCTAAAAACTATTTCTTTTGGTGCTTCTTTTATAGAGGAGGAAACTTTTTATAAGATGtattacatctatttttaaaataataaagaaatgataaaaaattaaagattgcaTTTGGaagtaatacaataaatttagtaacaaTTCTCTACTTAgaccaaaaattatttcaataagaaATTTCCATTAGagctcatttttattaatgtattgaaaaataatgacaaaatatgTAAAGGAGAGGAGACGGTTATGCACTAGATGTGTGGTTATAGAATTCACGATATTTCATATACTTTGAGTTGAGTTTTATGGATATTAACCGtttaaattacttctttacatACTGTTTAGACATTATAACATGGTCATGAATATGTTTATTGTATCATAAAGctgcattttaatattgtgaatAGCCGAAAGCTTTTATAGATGTGTATTCTTTACGTCATTTGGAGAAATATGTCgagtattaatcttttaattttagtgtAACTTGACAGCCTTCAATATGACTTTCaaataaactaatttaatttaatgaccGAGACAATATGCGTACCGAGACAACATGCATTTGTGTAAAGTTATATTGCTTGCGTTTAGGGCCACTTTTGCGAGTCTAAGTCCCATAATCCCTTTCAAtgtaatttgattatatttttattgtacttattagctaatatattgttataatacttttataatgcACAAAGTCGCAAGAGCCAgagatttttcatatttttcggATTTTTGATACTCTTCTGTGATACTATGAGTACaagatattaattcttttgtgATGCTGATGTGCAAAATCTGCTAAaaagctttaattttaatttttttttaataaaaatgattttaagacTATTTGTTGGCTAGTGTTCCATATCGCCATaaagttttcataatatatataaataatttttttaccctTGGAAAAGAAATCGAAAAATATgcgggaaaaaataaaaaacgaatttttttcCAAGTCTTCAAAATTATAGCAGGTAGTTTGCTTGAATATTGCTGATACAATAAagtctttataaaattaaattccttCGAAgcgtcaatttaattaattcttagaaAGCAATGCTACTTTCCTATTTTACATTCTCATAACTCAAGTCAGTAAAATAGCATTTCAGCGATTCATCAAGAGGATAATGGTTTTTCATTCACCAAAGCAGTTTGCTGCTTTGGTGGGTGAAAAACCATTATTCTCTTGATGAATCGCcgaaatgcaatttatttttatcttgtattCTAAACtgaaatgttacataaatcttaagtattgaaaaaaaaaataagagaaggTATAAGAAAAGATCCtactcaaaatttttagacTGCATTCAGTGGCTTAAACTCGAACAAGTCTTCAAAGAGCTTAGTCTGTTGTTGCACGTCATCGAGTGTAAGTCgctatattttactaaattttacaaaatgagttccgtagttttattttttccgttCGACTTCTTCTCTGTATGTGAATAAAGTTGACACGAACTAGgtttatatatcaaaatctAGCTGTGCAAACTACATGGTcagcaaattatattttatatttaatttagtacTCCATCGAATAGATTATATAATCGGTACATAGATTTACGCTTCggatttttttacagcaaccaaaaaattttaccattttATCTACTGTTGTATcgggaaaaaattgtttatatttaacacagtttatattttaagctTTCTATCCTTTTTATATTTCCGTTAATGCGACAttgtgcatttatattttacgttttgaCGCAAATAAGCTATCTCTATCACGAACAAAAGGAACAAActttatgcatatttttacatctgtTTACACAAAACACGTTTTTATCAGTTTATCATCGTCACGACATTTATCGGTCTGGAAGAAGAATTAACAATAAACCTAATGGCATTGTTCCTTTAGATTAGAAGTGCTAGCAACATGGTCTCGTTCCGCATACTCGACAATTATTTATCAGTTGGTCTAATCATCAGCTTAAACGCTATTCTACTCGCAGGTGCACCATCAGAGCTTAAGTTAGTCAATGTGGTAAGCGCAATTAAAGTATCATTATTGATGATTAGCTAGAgcaatttatgaatatttaataacaaattattttaatttgttattaaattaaatttaatcgttCCGGctcattaattaacaatattctATGCTGGCATTAGGTATTTAGACATGGCGATCGGACACCTGACAATGGAAACGAAATGTATCCGAATGATCcctatttaaattattccttCTTTCCGGAGGGCATAGGACAATTAACCAATGTAAGTAGTAATTTCGctttctttcaaatttctttaaaaaaattttttatgataaaattaaaatacattaatttctgaaatattaaaaagttaagattgtgtattaattaaaattatttcaaatattgtaaaattatcacTCGTTGAGTACAAAAttgttctaaaattaaataataacactGTCTGAcactatttttgtaacataaatgcGAATAGTCATTTCTGACGTATTTTTGCCTGCTGAACACGAATTCGTTGTCAAAAGTTGGCTATCACGtcacaattttgagaaaaatggcGTTAAAGGAAAAATGACGATTTTCAAGACGTTATAATATTGGCactaaattcttttaacaaattttgttaatactcTTCAAAAATATCAACTTTTAGCTTTAGAATGCACCTTCGTTTGTTtcgatatgattttttattaccgAGTTATCTGAAGTTTTGTGCAGCAAAAAtgcaaaacacacacacacacacacacacagaatacacttaaatacacatatatgcaCATGAGATCAGATCACGTCGTTGATGTCGGATAATGCTAAGTGCGGTTATCTCTTTATAATCATTctgtcaattatattttatcacacacacacacacacacacacacatacacacacacacatttcatattactttttaacttatacaatcctattatattatacgtataagTAGGAAAGcacttactttttatataatatagtattaagcagggttctaaataattcattaaaaaatatttttttaataactaatgcaaagatccttaattacgcattacttttttaataagtaatgcggttttttcattacgcattacttttttaataagtaatgcaatttttttcattacgcattacttttttaataagtaatgcgatttttttcattacacattactttttttaataagcaatgcaatttttttcattacgcattacttttaaaataattaatgcgattgTTCCTATtaagcattattttttaaataattaattcggtattaaaatattttgcagccCGAGTTCAATTagattgaataataattaacaatgatGCTAACCGTAAAAAACAACATTTTCggatatttttcatacatttattcaATATGAAATGATGAGCGTGCACTTGACTTAAACcgaatcaaaaataaaatgtaacgtaaaattcaaattacgTGGTCACAAATTGACAGGattctaaataatgcattactttttgtaatgcattacggttttattaaaaaatattttttcaataactaaTGCGAAGATCtttaattacgcattacttttttaataattaatgcaatttttattcattacgcattacttttgaaataattaatgcgatttttgttcattacgcattacttttaaaataattaatgcgatttttttcgttacgcattacttttttaataagtaatgcgatttttttcattacatattacttttttaataagtaatgcgatttttttca
This genomic window from Monomorium pharaonis isolate MP-MQ-018 chromosome 8, ASM1337386v2, whole genome shotgun sequence contains:
- the LOC105837170 gene encoding venom acid phosphatase Acph-1 → MVLRHIFNNYLLIAIISLNAILIAAVPSELKLINVVFRHGDRTPDNNGREMFPNDPYINYSFYPTGLGQLTIEGKKHEYRLGKFLRSRYNDFLGGLYTPNLAVARSSDFERTKVSLQLVLASLFPPKNVQRWNPILNWQPIPTSYTPRIDDNIILADECPQFLEEYDRILSSPKGQATIVQFKELMGNLTKLTGKKIKTVEDLYYLYQTFAAESSLGLPLPEWAYDYFPYGSLFDGIVASYNLSNFTPLIRRLYAGPMIRAMTDNMIATQNPTAASKTKIYLYSGHETNIAGMLHAFGVYKPHVPEYSSAVILELQQIGQEYYVKLVYYQGIPPTVKELKIPGCDVLCPFDKYLDLIENLIPSDEEMICDKRQTPSYAGVEYPIGLQNILANLIKRSPIEKSAQPRVSY